A stretch of the Medicago truncatula cultivar Jemalong A17 chromosome 5, MtrunA17r5.0-ANR, whole genome shotgun sequence genome encodes the following:
- the LOC11442402 gene encoding actin-depolymerizing factor 7, whose product MANAASGMAVDDECKLKFQELKAKRSYRFIVFKIEQQQVVIDKIGGPTETYDDFQASLPADECRYAVYDFDFTTAENCQKSKIYFIAWSPEVSRVRMKMVYASSKDRFKRELDGIQVELQATDPSEMSLDIVKGRAL is encoded by the exons ATG GCAAATGCAGCGTCCGGAATGGCTGTGGACGATGAATGCAAACTGAAGTTCCAAGAGCTTAAAGCAAAGAGGAGTTATCGATTCATTGTGTTCAAAATTGAGCAACAACAAGTCGTGATTGACAAAATAGGGGGACCAACAGAAACCTATGACGATTTTCAGGCCAGTTTGCCAGCTGATGAGTGTCGTTATGCTGTCTATGATTTTGATTTCACAACGGCAGAGAATTGCCAGAAAAGCAAGATCTACTTCATCGCATG GTCACCAGAAGTTTCAAGGGTGAGGATGAAGATGGTGTATGCAAGTTCTAAGGATAGATTCAAGAGGGAGTTGGATGGCATTCAAGTTGAACTCCAAGCAACTGATCCAAGTGAGATGAGCTTGGACATCGTGAAAGGACGAGCCCTCTGA
- the LOC11439493 gene encoding probable xyloglucan galactosyltransferase GT20: MAVSLSKKRSKFSRKLEPKQSCFAFTILYSFIRRISALIFLLILIYIWSSFSTIITGNIIHVCFSTRKLNDNFYCVSAATHTNPSFDIPTYSINNNTVSTSIITTTEKIEVSNNVTQELGNLSIGTPYNEEVANAVKIIEEHLKVHRSWRSENKNNATCDDGKGIYVYDLPSKFNKDLVGQCSDMLPWQDFCRYISNEGFGEPISKLGKGWYKTHQYSLELIFHSKVLKHPCRVYNENDAKLFYVPFYGGLDVLRWHFQNVSNDVKDSLSLELVKWLERQVNWKRNLGKDHVFVLGKISWDFRRTSDSPWGTRLLELEKLQNPIKLLIERQPWHVNDIGIPHPTYFHPKSDNDIIDWQLKIIRSNRRNLVSFAGAARDHADDHIRSILINQCSSESDGKCKFLNCSSAKCNEPESIIELFVESEFCLQPPGDSPTRKSVFDSLISGCIPVLFDPFTAYYQYAWHLPEDYDKYSVFMDKKEVREMNVNVVERLGNISLRDRENMRRYIVYELLPGLVYGDHNAEFDKFQDAFAIAMNNLIERVNRFKD; encoded by the coding sequence ATGGCAGTGTCTTTATCCAAAAAACGGtccaaattttcaagaaaattagAACCCAAACAATCTTGTTTTGCCTTCACAATTCTATACAGCTTCATACGTAGAATTTCTGCTTTAATCTTTCTTTTAATCCTTATATACATTTGGTCTTCTTTCTCCACAATTATAACAGGAAACATCATTCATGTTTGTTTTTCTACAAGAAAGCTCAATGATAACTTCTATTGTGTTTCTGCAGCCACTCATACTAATCCTTCCTTTGATATCCCAACTTATTCCATAAACAATAATACTGTTAGCACCTCCATTATTACTACTACTGAAAAAATTGAGGTTAGTAATAATGTAACACAGGAACTTGGAAATTTGTCAATTGGTACTCCGTATAATGAAGAGGTTGCAAATGCTGTTAAGATCATTGAGGAACACTTGAAGGTTCATCGATCTTGGAGGTccgaaaataaaaacaatgcaACTTGTGATGATGGTAAAGGAATATATGTGTATGATTTACCATCCAAGTTTAACAAGGATTTGGTTGGTCAATGTAGTGACATGCTTCCATGGCAAGATTTCTGCAGATATATAAGTAATGAAGGGTTTGGTGAACCAATATCAAAACTTGGTAAAGGTTGGTATAAAACTCATCAATACTCACTTGAacttatttttcattcaaaGGTTTTGAAGCATCCATGCAGGgtttataatgaaaatgatgcaaAGCTTTTCTATGTTCCATTCTATGGTGGTCTTGATGTGCTGAGATGGCATTTCCAGAATGTTTCAAATGATGTTAAAGACAGTTTAAGTTTGGAATTAGTTAAGTGGCTTGAGAGACAAGTTAACTGGAAAAGGAATTTAGGTAAGgatcatgtttttgttttggggAAAATTTCTTGGGATTTTAGAAGGACTAGTGATTCTCCTTGGGGAACTAGATTGTTAGAGCTCGAAAAACTTCAAAATCCGATTAAACTATTGATCGAACGCCAACCGTGGCATGTGAACGACATTGGAATTCCTCATCCAACTTATTTTCATCCGAAATCAGACAACGATATAATCGATTGGCAGCTGAAAATCATAAGGTCGAACCGGAGGAACCTTGTAAGTTTTGCAGGCGCAGCGCGGGATCATGCGGATGATCACATAAGGTCGATATTAATCAACCAATGCAGTTCCGAAAGTGACGGTAAATGCAAGTTTCTGAATTGTAGTTCTGCTAAATGTAATGAGCCAGAATCAATTATAGAACTTTTTGTGGAATCTGAGTTTTGCTTGCAGCCACCGGGAGATAGTCCAACGAGAAAATCGGTGTTTGATTCACTAATATCGGGATGTATTCCTGTTCTTTTCGATCCTTTCACGGCTTATTATCAATATGCTTGGCATTTACCGGAGGATTATGATAAGTATTCTGTGTTTATGGACAAAAAAGAGGTGAGGGAAATGAATGTGAATGTGGTGGAGAGGCTTGGGAATATTTCATTGAGAGATAGAGAAAATATGAGGAGATATATTGTATATGAATTATTGCCTGGTTTAGTATATGGTGATCACAATGCTGAGTTTGATAAGTTTCAGGATGCATTTGCTATTGCTATGAATAATCTGATTGAGAGGGTCAATAGATTCAAGGACTGA
- the LOC11440986 gene encoding FT-interacting protein 7, with amino-acid sequence MINLKLGVDVVGAHNLLPKDGEGSSNAFVELYFDGQKFRTTIKEKDLNPVWNESFYFNISDPSNLHYLTLEAYVHCHSKATNSSSFLGKVSLTGTSFVPQADAVVLHYPLEKRGIFSRVRGELGLKIYITDNPTIKSSIPNPSVESMPTNNHAEVHGPTGSMRNGLSRDKVESSRHTFHHLPNTNHQRHQHQQHSTGYADTHYVPKYEADEMKADQPQPMKLVHMHSVTSLQPVDFALKETSPFLGGGRVVGGRVVHKDKTASTYDLVERMYFLYVRVVKARELPSMDLTGSLDPFVEVRIGNYRGITKHYDKNQNPEWHQVFAFSKERMQASVLEVVIKDKDLIKDDFVGIVRFDINEIPLRVPPDSPLAPEWYRLDDKKGEKVKGELMLAVWIGTQADEAFSEAWHSDAASPVDSTPATTTVIRSKVYHAPRLWYVRVNVVEAQDLIPTEKNRFPDAYVKVQIGNQVLKTKTVPARTLNPQWNEDLLFVAAEPFEDHVILSVEDRVGPGKDEIIGRVIIPLNAVERRADDRIIHSRWFNLEKPVAVDVDQLKREKFASRIQLRLCLDGGYHVLDESTHYSSDLRPTAKQLWRPPIGVLELGVLNAIGLHPMKTRDGRGTSDTYCVAKYGHKWVRTRTLVDNLSPKYNEQYTWEVFDPATVLTVGVFDNSQISGEKGHNKDLKIGKVRIRISTLETGRIYTHSYPLLVLHPTGVKKMGELHLAIRFSCTSFANMLYLYSKPLLPKMHYVRPFAVMQLDMLRHQAVNIVAARLGRAEPPLRKEVVEYMSDVDSHLWSMRRSKANFFRLMTVFSGVFAVGKWLGDICMWLNPITTVLVHVLFLMLVCFPELILPTLFLYLFLIGVWNFRYRPRYPPHMNTRISQADVVHPDEMDEEFDTFPTSKNPDLVRMRYDRLRSVAGRIQTVVGDLASQGERIHALLSWRDPRATSLFITFCLLAALVLYVTPFQMVAGLAGFYFMRHPRFRHRLPSAPINFFRRLPARTDSML; translated from the exons ATGATCAACTTAAAGTTAGGGGTAGATGTGGTTGGTGCTCACAATCTACTACCCAAAGATGGAGAAGGTTCTTCTAATGCCTTTGTAGAACTTTACTTCGACGGCCAAAAGTTCCGAACAACCATTAAAGAAAAGGATCTTAATCCTGTTTGGAATGAGAGCTTCTACTTCAACATATCAGATCCTTCCAATCTTCACTATCTCACTCTTGAAGCTTATGTCCATTGTCATTCCAAAGCTACTAACTCAAGTTCATTTCTTGGTAAAGTTAGCCTCACAGGTACTTCTTTTGTCCCTCAAGCTGATGCAGTTGTCTTGCACTATCCGTTGGAAAAGCGCGGGATTTTCTCTCGTGTAAGAGGTGAGCTTGGCCTTAAAATTTACATCACTGATAATCCAACCATAAAATCCTCAATTCCAAATCCTTCTGTTGAGTCCATGCCAACAAATAATCATGCTGAAGTCCACGGACCTACGGGTTCAATGAGGAATGGTTTATCTCGTGACAAGGTTGAGTCCTCAAGACACACATTTCATCACCTCCCTAACACAAACCATCAACGGCATCAGCATCAACAACACTCCACTGGATATGCAGATACTCACTATGTACCGAAGTATGAAGCTGATGAAATGAAAGCTGATCAACCACAACCTATGAAGCTAGTACACATGCACTCAGTTACATCACTACAACCGGTTGATTTTGCACTTAAAGAAACAAGTCCGTTTCTCGGTGGGGGAAGGGTTGTTGGCGGTCGCGTTGTTCATAAAGACAAGACCGCAAGTACTTATGACCTAGTTGAAAGGATGTATTTTTTGTATGTCAGGGTCGTTAAGGCTCGTGAGCTTCCTTCTATGGATCTTACCGGGAGTCTTGATCCATTTGTTGAGGTGAGAATTGGCAATTACAGAGGTATTACCAAACACTATGATAAGAATCAGAATCCGGAGTGGCATCAGGTTTTTGCATTTTCAAAGGAGAGAATGCAAGCATCTGTACTAGAAGTTGTGATCAAGGACAAAGATCTCATCAAAGATGATTTTGTAGGTATTGTGAGGTTTGACATCAATGAGATTCCTTTAAGAGTTCCACCAGATAGTCCTTTGGCACCCGAATGGTATCGCCTCGACGATAAGAAAGGGGAGAAAGTTAAAGGTGAGTTGATGCTAGCTGTTTGGATTGGTACTCAAGCAGATGAAGCATTTTCTGAGGCATGGCATTCAGATGCAGCTTCTCCTGTGGACAGCACGCCTGCTACTACGACAGTGATACGTTCAAAGGTCTATCATGCTCCGAGGTTGTGGTACGTTCGTGTCAATGTTGTAGAAGCACAAGACTTGATTCCAACGGAGAAAAACCGTTTCCCGGATGCATATGTCAAGGTGCAGATAGGAAACCAAGTGCTGAAAACAAAGACAGTTCCTGCTAGAACTCTAAACCCACAATGGAATGAAGATCTTTTGTTTGTTGCTGCCGAGCCTTTTGAAGATCATGTAATACTTTCCGTTGAAGATCGAGTTGGTCCGGGAAAAGATGAGATCATTGGGAGGGTTATCATACCGCTGAACGCTGTGGAGAGGCGCGCGGATGATAGAATCATTCATTCTAGATGGTTCAACTTAGAAAAGCCTGTTGCCGTGGATGTTGATCAGctgaagagagaaaagtttgcAAGCAGAATTCAGCTACGGCTATGTCTGGATGGAGGATAtcatgttcttgatgaatcAACTCATTACAGCAGCGATCTACGCCCCACTGCAAAACAGTTATGGAGGCCTCCAATTGGTGTTTTAGAACTCGGAGTGCTGAATGCAATAGGACTCCACCCAATGAAAACAAGGGACGGTAGAGGCACTTCTGATACATATTGTGTAGCAAAATATGGTCACAAATGGGTCAGAACAAGGACACTTGTTGACAACTTGTCGCCAAAATACAACGAGCAATACACTTGGGAGGTCTTTGATCCTGCCACAGTCCTCACAGTAGGTGTCTTTGACAATTCCCAAATCAGTGGTGAAAAGGGTCACAACAAAGACTTGAAAATTGGGAAGGTGAGAATTCGCATATCGACTCTTGAAACAGGACGGATTTACACACACTCGTATCCATTGCTTGTTCTTCACCCAACTGGTGTTAAGAAAATGGGCGAACTTCACTTGGCAATAAGATTCTCATGCACTTCTTTTGCAAACATGCTTTACCTATACTCAAAACCACTTCTCCCGAAAATGCATTACGTTAGGCCATTCGCAGTCATGCAACTCGATATGCTACGCCACCAAGCAGTAAACATAGTGGCAGCGCGGCTCGGTCGAGCAGAGCCACCACTTCGTAAAGAAGTGGTTGAATACATGTCAGATGTTGATTCACATTTATGGAGCATGCGCCGTAGTAAGGCAAACTTCTTTCGCCTCATGACAGTTTTCTCTGGTGTGTTTGCAGTTGGAAAATGGTTAGGTGATATCTGCATGTGGTTAAATCCTATCACAACAGTCCTTGTTCATGTGTTGTTTCTCATGTTGGTTTGCTTCCCAGAGTTGATTTTGCCTACACTTTTTCtctacctattcttgataggtGTATGGAACTTCAG GTACCGACCAAGATACCCTCCACACATGAACACAAGAATCTCACAAGCTGATGTAGTACACCCCGATGAAATGGATGAGGAATTTGATACTTTTCCAACAAGCAAAAATCCCGACCTTGTAAGAATGCGGTATGATCGTTTGAGGAGTGTGGCTGGTAGAATACAAACCGTTGTAGGTGATTTGGCTAGCCAGGGTGAGAGGATTCATGCACTGTTGAGCTGGAGAGATCCGCGTGCTACTTCTTTATTCATTACTTTCTGTTTGTTAGCTGCTTTGGTGTTATATGTTACTCCTTTTCAAATGGTGGCTGGTTTAGCAGGTTTCTATTTCATGAGGCATCCGAGATTTCGACACAGGCTTCCATCTGCACCGATCAATTTCTTCCGTCGTCTTCCTGCAAGAACTGATAGTATGTTGTAG
- the LOC11443067 gene encoding probable copper-transporting ATPase HMA5 — translation MAKLLSLACFRNEGWHNLSARSHYPSMPSFPKSEPGTSTVEEPSKVTALFSVHGMTCSACAGSVEKSIKRLHGIHEAVVDVLHNRARVIFHPSFVNEEAICEAIEDAGFDAALLTDVTNENTIQVCRIQIKGMTCTSCSTAVESALKALSGVVGAQVALATEEAQVHYNPNIITHSQILEAVDEAGFEATLISSSEDLSKIDLHVEGDLTNNDMIKLVEDSLRSLPGVLELHTNLEFNKISLSYKADITGPRDFINVIVETSNGNLKAKIFPSEGGRRDAHRKKEIKSYYKSFLWSLVFTVPVFLTSMVFMYIPGIKNLLDSKIVKMLTIGEVIRWVLATPVQFIFGWRFYTGAYKSLRRGSANMDVLIALGTNAAYFYSVYSVLRAATSKVFEGTDFFETSAMLISFILLGKYLEVLAKGKTSNAIAKLMNLTPDTAILLSLDGEGNVVGEEEIDSRLVQKNDVIKIIPGAKVASDGLVVWGQSHVNESMITGEARPVSKRKDDTVIGGTLNENGVLHVKATKVGSESALSQIVRLVESAQMAKAPVQKFADRISKYFVPLVILISFSTWLAWFLAGKYNAYPKSWIPSSMDSFELALQFGISVMVIACPCALGLATPTAVMVGTGVGASQGVLIKGGQALESAHKVNCIVFDKTGTLTIGKPVIVNTKLLTKMVLREFYEIVAAAEVNSEHPLAKAVVEYAKKFKDEENPSWPEARDFISITGHGVKATVRNKEIMVGNKGLMVDHNIAIPAIAEDLLAEAENMAQTGILVSINGEVAGVLAISDPLKPGAQEVISILKSMKIRSIMVTGDNWGTANSIAREVGIEDVIAEAKPDQKADKVKNLQASGYTVAMVGDGINDSPALVAADVGMAIGAGTDIAIEAADIVLMKSNLEDVITAIDLSRKTLFRIRLNYVWALGYNLLGIPIAAGVLFPSTGFRLPPWIAGAAMAASSVSVVCCSLLLKYYKRPKKLNSLDIGAILIETSSDPLIIHDD, via the exons atGGCGAAGCTATTATCCTTAGCTTGCTTTCGAAACGAAGGATGGCACAATCTTTCAGCTAGATCTCACTACCCTTCCATGCCTTCTTTTCCCAAAAGCGAGCCAGGTACCTCCACCGTGGAGGAGCCGTCCAAAGTCACCGCACTTTTCTCGGTCCATGGTATGACTTGCTCCGCTTGCGCTGGATCTGTGGAGAAATCCATCAAACGGCTACATGGAATTCATGAAGCTGTTGTTGACGTACTTCATAACCGTGCCCGCGTCATCTTTCACCCCTCTTTTGTTAAC gaGGAGG ctattTGTGAGGCAATTGAGGATGCTGGATTTGACGCCGCGTTACTAACAGATGTAACGAATGAGAACACTATTCAAGTATGCCGTATACAAATAAAAGGAATGACATGCACGTCGTGTTCCACCGCGGTTGAATCAGCCCTAAAAGCCCTCTCTGGAGTTGTTGGAGCCCAAGTAGCTTTAGCAACAGAAGAAGCTCAAGTTCATTACAATCCAAACATCATTACTCATAGCCAAATCTTGGAAGCTGTAGATGAAGCTGGATTTGAAGCAACACTCATTAGTTCAAGTGAAGACTTAAGCAAAATCGATCTCCACGTGGAAGGTGATCTCACCAATAATGACATGATCAAACTCGTCGAAGATTCTCTCCGATCACTCCCTGGAGTTTTAGAATTACACACCAATCTCGAGTTCAACAAAATTTCGCTTTCTTATAAAGCAGACATAACAGGGCCAAGGGATTTCATTAATGTGATTGTAGAAACTAGTAATGGAAATTTGAAGGCGAAAATATTTCCTAGTGAAGGTGGAAGAAGAGATGCTCAtagaaaaaaggaaattaaaagCTATTACAAATCTTTTTTATGGAGTTTGGTGTTTACCGTTCCAGTTTTTCTAACTTCCATGGTGTTTATGTATATACCtggaataaaaaatttattggatTCGAAAATCGTGAAGATGCTTACTATTGGAGAGGTTATTCGTTGGGTGCTTGCAACACCAGTGCAGTTCATTTTCGGGTGGCGATTTTATACTGGTGCTTATAAATCATTGCGCCGTGGTTCTGCTAATATGGATGTGCTGATAGCACTGGGAACAAATGCAGCTTATTTCTATTCTGTTTATTCTGTTTTGAGAGCTGCTACTTCTAAGGTTTTTGAAGGTACTGATTTCTTTGAGACTAGTGCGATGCTTATTTCGTTTATTCTATTAGGAAAGTATCTTGAGGTTTTAGCTAAGGGGAAAACATCAAATGCAATTGCAAAGTTAATGAATTTGACACCTGATACTGCTATATTGTTGAGTTTGGATGGTGAAGGGAATGTTGTTGGGGAGGAAGAAATTGATAGTAGGTTGGTTCAGAAGAATGATGTGATTAAGATTATTCCGGGTGCAAAAGTTGCTTCTGATGGGCTCGTTGTTTGGGGGCAGAGTCATGTGAATGAGAGTATGATAACAGGTGAGGCACGTCCCGTGTCTAAGAGGAAAGATGATACTGTTATTGGTGGAACTTTGAATGAAAATGGTGTCTTGCATGTAAAGGCAACAAAGGTTGGATCAGAAAGTGCTCTTTCACAGATTGTACGACTTGTTGAGTCTGCTCAGATGGCTAAAGCTCCTGTCCAGAAGTTTGCTGATCGCATTTCCAAATACTTTGTGCCTTTG GTGATCTTGATCTCATTTTCAACTTGGCTTGCCTGGTTCTTAGCTGGAAAATATAACGCTTACCCGAAATCTTGGATTCCGTCTTCCATGGACAGCTTTGAGCTTGCTCTGCAGTTTGGAATATCTGTCATGGTTATTGCTTGCCCTTGTGCTTTGGGTTTAGCCACACCTACCGCTGTTATGGTTGGAACTGGAGTTGGTGCATCTCAGGGTGTATTGATCAAAGGGGGGCAAGCTTTGGAAAGTGCACATAAG GTAAACTGCATTGTTTTTGACAAGACGGGTACTCTCACTATTGGGAAGCCTGTGATAGTAAATACAAAACTATTGACAAAAATGGTACTTCGAGAATTCTATGAAATTGTTGCTGCAGCTGAG GTGAACAGCGAACATCCACTAGCTAAGGCCGTTGTTGAGTatgctaaaaaatttaaagatgaAGAGAACCCTTCTTGGCCAGAAGCACGAGATTTTATTTCCATTACTGGACATGGAGTAAAGGCCACCGTTCGTAACAAGGAAATAATGGTCGGTAATAAGGGCTTGATGGTTGACCATAATATTGCAATTCCTGCTATTGCTGAAGATCTACTTGCTGAAGCCGAAAACATGGCTCAAACAGGAATTTTAGTATCTATAAATGGGGAAGTAGCTGGGGTTTTAGCAATATCTGATCCGCTGAAACCAGGTGCTCAAGAAGTGATTTCCATTCTCAAGTCTATGAAAATTAGGAGCATCATGGTGACTGGAGACAACTGGGGAACTGCTAATTCCATTGCTAGGGAAGTTGGAATTGAAGATGTTATTGCTGAAGCCAAACCGGATCAGAAAGCAGACAAAGTAAAAAATTTGCAG gCTTCTGGATACACGGTGGCTATGGTGGGGGACGGTATCAATGATTCGCCTGCACTTGTAGCAGCAGACGTGGGAATGGCAATAGGTGCTGGCACAGACATTGCTATTGAGGCAGCTGATATTGTACTAATGAAGAGCAACTTGGAGGATGTCATAACTGCCATTGATCTTTCAAGAAAAACTTTATTTCGTATACGCCTCAATTATGTTTGGGCTTTGGGTTATAATTTGCTTGGCATTCCAATAGCAGCTGGAGTTCTTTTCCCTTCTACAGGCTTTCGGTTGCCGCCTTGGATCGCTGGAGCTGCTATGGCTGCCTCTTCTGTCAGTGTAGTTTGTTGTTCTCTGCTGTTGAAATATTACAAGAGACCCAAGAAGCTAAACAGCCTTGACATAGGGGCCATATTGATCGAGACATCAAGCGATCCTTTGATCATACACGACGATTGA
- the LOC11436779 gene encoding probable LRR receptor-like serine/threonine-protein kinase At1g63430, producing MKFLASFLVLSLISTISLVNSDTLPSNEVWALTSFKEAIYEDPNLVLSNWNMLESDLCNWFGVSCTLAGDHVIKLNISGSSLKGFLAKELGQITYLEELILHGNNLIGTIPKELCVLKSLEVLDLGMNQLTGPIPPEIGNLALLVNINLQSNGLTGRIPHEFGNLRYLKELRLDRNKFQGPVPASGSSNFASNTHGMYASNENVTGICRSPQLEVADFSYNFLVGSIPKCLEFLPRLNFQGNCLQSNDPKQRPSTQCGGASPAKSQPVVDHQFHQLGNHVRKHHGLSEPTWLLALEIVAGTMVGSVCLIAILAAFQRCNNKSSIIIPWKKSASQKYHTAVYIDPEILKDVRRYSRQELEEACEDFSNIIGSSPDSVVYKGTMKGGPEIAVISLCIKEEHWTGYLELYFQREVAELARLNHENTGKLLGYCRESNPFSRMLVFDYASNGTLHEHLHCYEEGCQFSWTRRMKIIIGIARGLKYLHTEVEPPFTISELNSSAVYLTEEFAPKLVDFESWKTILERSEKNSGSISSQGAVCVLPNSLEARHLDTKGNIHAFGVLLLEIISGRPPYCKEKGYLVDWAKDYLEKPEVMSHLVNSELKNYRHDDLKVICEVITLCINPDTTVRPSMQELCSMLESRIDTSVSADLKSSLAWAELALLA from the exons atgaaatttttaGCTTCTTTTTTGGTTCTCTCTTTGATTTCAACAATCTCTCTTGTGAACTCAGACACTCTACCCTCAAATGAAg tTTGGGCACTTACAAGCTTTAAAGAAGCAATTTATGAAGACCCAAATTTGGTTTTATCAAATTGGAATATGCTTGAATCAGATCTTTGTAACTGGTTTGGTGTATCATGCACTCTGGCTGGAGATCATGTCATCAAGTTAAACATCTCAGGTTCATCGTTAAAAGGGTTTCTTGCAAAGGAATTAGGCCAAATTACCTATTTGGAAGAATT AATTTTGCATGGGAACAATTTAATTGGAACTATACCTAAAGAACTATGTGTGTTGAAATCTCTAGAGGTGTTGGATTTGGGAATGAATCAGTTAACAGGACCGATTCCACCGGAGATTGGAAATTTAGCTCTACTTGTGAACAT AAACCTGCAGTCCAATGGGTTGACTGGTAGGATACCTCATGAGTTTGGAAATTTGAGATACCTTAAAGAACTTCGGCTCGATAGGAATAAGTTTCAAGGACCGGTTCCTGCTAGTGGAAGTTCTAATTTTGCTTCAAATACGCATGGAAT GTATGCATCAAACGAGAATGTAACTGGCATCTGTCGTTCTCCTCAGTTAGAAGTAGCAGacttttcatataattttttagttgGTAGTATACCTAAATGCTTGGAGTTTCTCCCAAG GTTAAATTTTCAAGGAAACTGCCTCCAGAGCAATGATCCAAAGCAGCGGCCTTCCACACAATGTGGCGGTGCCTCACCTGCCAAGAGTCAGCCAGTGGTGGACCACCAATTCCACCAACTAGGTAATCATGTGCGCAAGCATCACGGATTATCAGAACCTACTTGGCTTTTGGCTCTAGAAATAGTAGCAGGAACTATGGTCGGTTCTGTCTGTTTGATTGCCATTCTCGCTGCTTTTCAAAGATGCAATAACAAATCATCTATCATTATTCCTTGGAAAAAGTCTGCCAGCCAGAAATATCACACTGCTGTGTACATAG ACCCGGAGATATTAAAGGACGTGAGAAGGTATAGCAGACAGGAGCTTGAAGAGGCTTGCGAAGACTTCAGCAACATAATTGGGTCCTCTCCAGACAGTGTGGTGTACAAGGGAACCATGAAAGGTGGACCTGAGATTGCTGTAATTTCTCTCTGCATCAAGGAGGAGCACTGGACAGGATATCTGGAACTTTACTTTCAGAGAGAG GTGGCAGAATTAGCAAGGTTAAATCATGAGAATACTGGAAAACTACTGGGATATTGTAGAGAGAGCAATCCGTTTTCAAGGATGTTGGTTTTTGATTATGCTTCAAATGGGACACTTCATGAGCACCTACATTGTT ACGAAGAAGGATGCCAATTCTCATGGACACGGCGTATGAAAATTATCATAGGCATTGCACGTGGACTCAAGTATTTGCACACGGAAGTTGAACCTCCATTCACTATCTCAGAGCTGAACTCTAGTGCTGTATACCTTACAGAAGAATTTGCCCCTAAG TTGGTTGATTTTGAAAGCTGGAAGACAATTCTTGAAAGATCAGAAAAGAATTCTGGTTCTATTAGCAGCCAAGGTGCTGTTTGTGTTCTTCCGAACTCCCTTGAGGCACGCCATCTGGATACCAAAGGAAACATACATGCTTTTGGAGTACTTCTACTAGAGATAATCAGTGGGCGACCTCCATATTGTAAGGAAAAAGGTTACTTGGTGGATTGG GCCAAAGACTATCTTGAAAAGCCAGAAGTAATGTCGCATTTGGTGAATTCAGAATTGAAAAATTATAGACATGATGACCTCAAAGTGATATGCGAGGTGATAACTCTTTGTATCAATCCCGATACAACTGTGCGTCCATCTATGCAAGAATTGTGCAGCATGCTGGAGAGCAGAATCGACACATCAGTAAGCGCGGATCTCAAGTCATCTTTGGCCTGGGCTGAACTTGCTCTTTTAGCATAA